The Winslowiella toletana region GTTGATTTGGTGTGCGGAAACGCAAGAAGCCGCCATCGTCGATCCGGGTGGTGACGCTGAGAAGATTAAGCAAGCAGTGGCGGAGAAGGGTGTCAACGTTAAGCAGATTCTGCTGACGCACGGTCATCTCGATCACGTTGGTGCTGCCGCAGAACTTGCCGCGCATTATGCGGTGAAGATTATTGGACCGCAAAAGCTCGATGCTTTCTGGCTGGAAGGCTTACCGGCCCAGAGCCGTATGTTTGGACTGGCAGAGTGCGCGCCACTGACGCCGGATCGCTGGCTGGAAGAGGGCGAAAGTGTTGAGGTCGGTAATGTCAGGCTCGATATCCTGCATTGCCCAGGACACACGCCGGGTCATATTGTGTTCTTTGATGCTGAAGGTCGTCTGCTGGTCTCTGGTGATGTGATTTTCAATGGTGGTGTTGGCCGCAGTGATTTCCCACAGGGCAACCATCAGGCGTTAATTGATTCCATCACAGATAAACTGCTGCCATTGGGCGATGACGTGACTTTTATCCCAGGCCACGGACCGATGTCGACACTCGGTCACGAACGGGTCAGTAATCCTTTCCTGCAGTAGCCGCGTAGGGGAGCCGTTTTCGGGCTCCCGTCCAGCGCTCATCTTCATCAGAGGCGGCGATAACGCCGCCCCAACGGACTATTAAAGCACTGCCACAATCGCTTCACACAGCGGCGCCATGTTATCTGGCGTCATACCGGCCACGTTAACGCGTCCGGAATTCACCGCATAAACACCGAACTCTTCACGCAAGCGCACCACTTGATCTTTGGTCAGGCCGCTAAAAGAGAACATGCCGTTCTGATTGATGATAAAGCTGAAGTCGCGGTTAGCGCCTTTCTCCTGCAAAGTATTCACAAACAGCTGACGCATGCGGTGAATACGCTGGCGCATATCGGTCAGCTCTTGCTCCCACAGCGTGCGCAGAGCCTCATTACCCAGAATAGTGGCAACCACTGCCGCACCGTGAGCCGGTGGGTTAGAGTAGTTGGCACGAATGGTGGCTTTTACCTGGCTGAAAGAGGTATCAGCAATTGCAGCATCAGCAGCAACCAGCGTAAATGCCCCCACGCGCTCGTTATACAGGCCAAAGTTCTTGGAGTAAGAGCTGGCAACGATCAGTTCCTGATGGCTGGCAGCGAAAATACGCAGGCCTTCAGCATCTTCTTCGAGTCCACGGGCAAAACCCTGATAGGCGAAGTCAAACAGCGGTAACCAGCCGCTGGCCTGAGACAGTTCAGAAAGCCGCGCCCACTGTTCTGCGGTTGGGTCGACGCCGGTTGGGTTGTGGCAGCAGCCGTGGAACAGCACTACGTCACCCGCTTTCGCTTCACGCAGGCTGGCAACCATGCCATCGAAATTAAGCTGATGGTTTTCCGCATCGTAGTAATTGTATTCGCACACTTCCAGGCCCGCAGACTCGAACACATTTTTATGGTTAGGCCAGCTTGGGTTACTTACCCAGATGCGTTTTACCGCGGTCTGATTGGCGAGAAAGTCTGCCGCTACGCGCAGTGCACCGGTACCGCCAGGGGTTTGCGCAGTACGCGCACGTTTACTGGTGAGAATCTCGTTGCCTTTACCAAATAACAGCTCCTGCGTACAGTGACCGAAATCCGCCAGGCCATCAATGCTCAGGTAATTTTTAGTGGTTTCGTTTTCCAGCAGATAGTGTTCCGCTTTCTTCACGCTGGTCAGTACAGGTGTTTTACCGGTTTCATCTTTGTAAACACCAATACCGAGATTGATTTTGTTGGGACGGTCATCGGCGCGGAAAAGATCGGCTAAACCAAGAATCGGGTCGGCGGGTGCAGCTGCAATGTTTTCAAACATATGAGAGGGTCCGTAAGCTTATTCTAAAGCGAATTGAACTCTCAGGTTAACGCCAGAACGTGCAAATGCCAACCGTTTGCGACAAAAAGAACTACGCAGATCTCAGACTGATTTGAGCAGGCTAATACCGGCAATACCGGAGCGGCAGAAACCGTAATCAACGCGGCCGGGAAAGGTGAGTGAAAGATAAAATCGGTAAATAAAAACGGAGCCTTTCGGCTCCGTTTATGTTTGCTGCGATACGCTGTATCGCAGGAAATCAGAACTGGTAAACCAGACCCAGTGCGACGATATCGTCGGTAGGCAGGTCTAACGCGTTGTTGTTGTTCAGCAGGTTGATACGGTAATCAACATAGGTAGACATGTTTTTGTTGAAGTAGTAGGTGCTGCCCACAGAAACATATTTGGTGGTGTCAACATCGCCAATACCTTCTACGTCTTTAGCTTTGGTCTGAATATAGGCCAAGGATGGACGCAGGCCGAAGTCGAACTGGTACTGAGCAACCAATTCGATGTCCTGAGTTTTGTTAGCAAAACCAGAAACGTCGGTACGGCCAATGCCATTAGCGTTAGCACGTGAACCAGAAATTGGCGTTGCGTTACGGCCCTGAGCGTAGGTTGCTGCCAGGTATACGCTGTTTGCGTCATATTTCAGGCCAGTTGCCCAAACTTCAGCACGGTCGCCACGACCCAGAGTGTTTGCACCGGTGTTCTGACGCGCAGTACGGTC contains the following coding sequences:
- a CDS encoding MBL fold metallo-hydrolase, which encodes MDYHIIPVTAFAQNCSLIWCAETQEAAIVDPGGDAEKIKQAVAEKGVNVKQILLTHGHLDHVGAAAELAAHYAVKIIGPQKLDAFWLEGLPAQSRMFGLAECAPLTPDRWLEEGESVEVGNVRLDILHCPGHTPGHIVFFDAEGRLLVSGDVIFNGGVGRSDFPQGNHQALIDSITDKLLPLGDDVTFIPGHGPMSTLGHERVSNPFLQ
- a CDS encoding amino acid aminotransferase, which codes for MFENIAAAPADPILGLADLFRADDRPNKINLGIGVYKDETGKTPVLTSVKKAEHYLLENETTKNYLSIDGLADFGHCTQELLFGKGNEILTSKRARTAQTPGGTGALRVAADFLANQTAVKRIWVSNPSWPNHKNVFESAGLEVCEYNYYDAENHQLNFDGMVASLREAKAGDVVLFHGCCHNPTGVDPTAEQWARLSELSQASGWLPLFDFAYQGFARGLEEDAEGLRIFAASHQELIVASSYSKNFGLYNERVGAFTLVAADAAIADTSFSQVKATIRANYSNPPAHGAAVVATILGNEALRTLWEQELTDMRQRIHRMRQLFVNTLQEKGANRDFSFIINQNGMFSFSGLTKDQVVRLREEFGVYAVNSGRVNVAGMTPDNMAPLCEAIVAVL